The Anoplopoma fimbria isolate UVic2021 breed Golden Eagle Sablefish chromosome 20, Afim_UVic_2022, whole genome shotgun sequence genome includes a window with the following:
- the zyx gene encoding zyxin — MEDSSSSKPFMVTSSLNFKVTTPSFYNQPKKFASVAPPRPKSLTPPSGPSPTPIGTAVIGRVGDLPPPPPSLCYDFPPPPPPPPLDDDLPAPPPECQTTPSEAPPPAFPAPPPVADDLPLPAPPEESDCPPSYPSPPPPPPPPPLPASGTSFPNAAGNPQRLVEKQTSFDKQLDSLTDLLSDMETREPFNPKLPSQHSSAPAPKAPAAPPTAPKPALSFLPPPEMGDRPPPAPWAEELKARTNRQANHNSAPNSAPQPFAKAPAVAPKSGFGGRTATSSTSLAQKLNQNLNQNTNPISVAPKPSPSTATSSFPPPPAAPPAPPTFPNNKAAAPASNHVKSSPFASQVNANQNPPAAMPPPQPKMMASPSSSFNQPMKTPPASTPSPPGPVPIPGGGVPLNMREVEELERMTKDFIKDMDTHAPVITSPPTEVCGKCGEALSRTQPAVRAMDKLFHSNCFCCIGCHRPLQGMQFYDRDGAPQCEDCYTSSLAVCSRCGERITDRVLKAVGQCFHSHCFRCSTCSCTLEGAPFITDDNNNPYCVQDYHRRFSPLCVSCNEPIIPAQGSEETVRVVALDKNFHLKCYRCEDCARPLSIEADENGCYPLDGRILCMKCHTKRAKQAAQ, encoded by the exons atggaggactccagcagcagcaagcCGTTCATGGTGACATCCTCTCTGAACTTCAAAGTCACCACCCCTTCCTTCTACAACCAGCCAAAGAAGTTTGCCTCTGTGGCACCACCACGGCCCAAAAGTCTGACACCTCCCTCTGGTCCATCACCGACACCAATAGGCACAGCTGTGATTGGCCGAGTGGGAGATCTGCCTCCGCCGCCCCCTTCGCTCTGTTATG ACttcccaccccctcctcctcctcctccactggaTGATGATTTGCCAGCCCCTCCCCCCGAATGCCAAACCACACCCTCTGAGGCCCCCCCTCCTGCCTTCCCCGCTCCACCTCCAGTAGCAGATGACCTGCCCCTCCCAGCTCCCCCTGAGGAGAGTGACTGTCCGCCCTCTTAcccgtctccccctcctcccccaccccctccacctctccctgCCTCCGGTACCAGTTTTCCCAATGCTGCTGGAAACCCACAG AGACTGGTGGAGAAGCAGACAAGCTTCGACAAACAACTTGACTCTCTCACTGATTTGCTGTCTGATATGGAGACCAGGGAACCTTTCAACCCCAAG TTACCGAGCCAGCACTCTTCAGCACCAGCACCCAAGGCTCCAGCTGCACCCCCGACGGCTCCTAAACcagctctctccttcctcccaccCCCTGAGATGGGAGACCGCCCGCCACCAGCACCCTGGGCGGAGGAACTCAAAGCCAGAACAAACCGACAAGCCAATCACAACTCTGCCCCAAACTCTGCTCCTCAGCCGTTTGCTAAGGCCCCGGCTGTGGCCCCCAAGTCTGGTTTCGGAGGGAGAACGGCAACATCATCAACCTCTCTGGCACAAAAACTGAACcagaacctgaaccagaacACCAACCCGATCAGTGTTGCACCAAAACCTTCACCTTCAACTGCTACCAGCTCTTTCCCCCCAcctcctgcagctccacctGCACCTCCTACCTTCCCAAACAATAAGGCAGCAGCCCCGGCCTCTAATCACGTAAAGAGTTCCCCCTTTGCCAGTCAGGTGAATGCAAACCAAAACCCTCCTGCTGCTATGCCTCCTCCTCAACCCAAGATGATGgcatctccctcttcctcttttaaCCAACCAATGAAAACTCCTCCTGCATCAACA CCCTCACCCCCTGGCCCAGTTCCTATCCCAGGTGGAGGCGTTCCTCTGAACATGAGGGaagtggaggagctggagagaaTGACCAAGGACTTCATTAAAGACATGGACACACACGCACCTGTCATCACCTCCCCTCCTACAg AGGTCTGTGGGAAGTGCGGCGAGGCTCTGTCCCGTACCCAGCCAGCAGTGAGGGCCATGGATAAGCTCTTCCACTCCAACTGCTTCTGTTGCATCGGCTGCCATCGCCCCCTGCAGGGCATGCAGTTCTATGACAGAGATGGCGCACCTCAGTGTGAGGACTGCTACACG agTTCCCTGGCAGTGTGTTCCCGTTGTGGGGAGAGGATCACAGACCGTGTGCTGAAGGCAGTGGGCCAGTGTTTCCACTCCCACTGTTTCCGCTGCAGCACCTGTTCCTGCACACTGGAGGGGGCGCCCTTCATCACTGATGACAACAACAACCCCTACTGTGTCCAGGATTACCACAG GCGTTTCTCGCCTCTGTGTGTGAGCTGTAATGAACCCATTATTCCAGCCCAGGGCAGCGAGGAGACCGTCAGAGTGGTGGCTCTCGACAAGAACTTCCACCTTAAGTGTTACCGTTGTGAg GATTGTGCTCGCCCTCTCTCCATAGAAGCGGATGAAAATGGCTGCTATCCATTGGATGGTAGGATCCTGTGTATGAAGTGCCACACCAAGCGAGCCAAGCAAGCTGCGCAGTGA